CTCCCGGGGGGTACCCACCAACCCGCTGCCCTGCGCATCCCATCCTGCCTGCGTCCCGTCCTGCCTGCGTCCCATCCTGCCTGCATCCCGTCCTGCCTGCGTCCCATCCTGCCTGCGTCCCGTCCTGCCTGCATCCCGTCCTGCCTGCGTCCCGTCCTGCCTGCGTCCCGTCCTGCCTGCGTCCCGTCCTGCCTGCGTCCCATCCTGCCTGCATCCCGTCCTGCCTGTGTCCCGTCCTGCCTGTGTCCCGTCCTGCCTGTGTCCCGTCCTGCCTGCATCCTGCCCTACCCCACATCCCACCTCTGTCCCTTCTCCCCACGTCCCATCCCACCCACAGCCACCTGTGGGGTGAAGATCCCGAAGCTTTTGGTCTTCAGCTGGACCGGGAACCGCCGCAGGAGCTGGAAGGCAGCAGAGggtcagggtgctgggacaGAAGGCGTGGGGACACCCCGGAGGGGGCAGCTCTGCCAGACCCGTCCCTACCGTGGCACTGGAGATGTTCCTGCGCAGGGCCCCAGCCATGAAGTAGGCGAAGGCGGCCGAGTTGGCGACGAAGTCGGTGACAGCCACCAGCAGCATGGGCTCGCGTGCCACCGGCAGCGCCACCGGCAGCGCCACCGGCAGCACCAAAGAGGGCCTCTGCTGGGACTTGTGCACCCTGAAGAACTCTCCCTGTGAAGAGAGAAGGATGGGGGGGGCATGGAGGGGTGGATGCAGGGGTGAGGAAGGGatgatggagggatggatggaaggGTGGATGGAGGGGTGGATGCAGGGGTGGATGCAGGGGTGATGAAGGGATGATGGAGGGGTGGATGGAGGGGTGGATGGAGGGGTGGATGCAGAGGTGATGAAGGGATGATGGAGGGGTGGATGGAGAGGTGGATGTGAagctcagccctgctcccctgcGCTCAGCCCCGGGATGATGTTACCTTGATGGCGATGTCCCCGTGCTCTGCCGTGATGGCCGGCGGCCCCAGCAGGGAATGGTCGATGGCGACGAAGGCGTCCACCTGGGTGGACACTGCAAGGACACGGGGGAGGCTTTGGGGATTCAGCCCCACTCTGGGGTCCCGCAGACCCTGCTGGGAACCagccccccccatcccaccctgcccGGCCCCAGGGGTCCTTCACGCACCTCTCATTTGCTTCAGGGCATCCTCCAGCTTGAAGACACCTTTGCGGAGCTTGatgcagagctggaggcagagcagggcatCAGTGAGGCTACGGATGGGGGTCCCCAAACCTCTCCCTGTGCCTGCCACGGAAGGGGGACTCCTGGACACCAACACCCCATAGGGCAGGGGCCGAGCACCCACCTGCTtgttcagctcctgctgcagggtcCCCTGGAGCGGCTGTGCCAGGAGGTTGTAGAGCCAactgtggggcagagcagggacctCACCACCCAGCTCATCACCACCCCACTGCGGGCACCGGCGGCCCCTGCGTACCAGGGACAGGAGGGGAGCGGGGTCCTGCCTTACCTGTGCCCGCGGTGAAACTGCAGGCGCAGGTGGGTGCCGCGGGCGTCGCAGCCGGCGCTCCACAGCGCGGGGCGGCCGTCGGCGTCCGCGCTCAGCCCCAGCACCGCCGCCACGGCCAGGTCCTGCACGTGGAGCTCCAGGGAGCCGCGGTCCTGGCTGCGGATGGAGGGGGTGAGCACGGGCGCAGCGCTGCCCCCCCGGTCCCCATCCCCGTCCCCATCCCCGTGCGGGACTCACACGGCCCCCAGGCGGGCTCCCCACTCGGCGCTGAGCCGGATGCGGGCGCCCAGCACCGTCAGCCTCAGCCCCACGTCCTCGGCGAAGTCCAAGCTGGAGTCGTtcacctgcagctcctggatGTGGATCCTGCGCGACACGGACGGCCCAGGCCTGAGGCTGCAGCCGGGACACGGCCGGGATGGGGACAAGGACGGGACGGGGACCCCGTGCGCAGCTCTTACCGGGGCACGGTGTAGGTCAGCGTCCCCAGGAGCGGGATGTGGTAGGAGCCCTCCAGGTCCAGCTCAtgctccttcagcagcagggactggagcagctccatcCCAAAGCGTCggcctggggcagagcagggatgtgACACCCAGGAGAGGGTTTGGGGTCCCCAGGTTGCTGGGAAGGGGACAAGCAGGACCGGGACAGCAACCCTAAGGATGGTGTTGGTGGGGCTCTACCCGCAGACGGGGGGGCAGACACCTACCGAATTCCAGTGCCCTCCGGGTCAGCCGGGCCGTGATGCCAGGGTTGGTGCCGGGGTTGGTGCCGGGGTTGATGCCAGGGTTGATGCTGGGGTTGATGCCAGGGTTGGTGCCAGGGTTGATGCTGGGGTTGGTGCCGGGGTTGGTGCCGGGGTTGATGCTGGGGTTGGTGCCAGGGTTGGTGCCAGGGTTGATGCTGGGGTTGGTGCCGGGGTTGGTGCCGGGGTTGATGCCAGGGTTGGTGCCAGGGTTGATGCTGGGGTTGGTGCCGGGGTTGGTGCCGGGGTTGATGCCAGGGTTGGTGCCGGGGTTGGTGCCAGGGTTGGTGCCGGGGTTGGTGCCGGGGTTGGTGCCGGGGTTGGAGCCGGTGATGGGCGCGCAGGCgctcagcaggagcaggaggcagagccaCGCTGGTCCCAGAGGAACTTGGGAACGGTGCTGGGAGCTGGCGGCTGGAGCAGAGGACGCGGCCATGGGACCCGCAGATGGGCAGAGACCCCATCCCCAGGCACCGGCCAGGGCTTATATGGGGACAGGGTTACATCAGCCCCTGCGCACGCGCGGGGCCACCGCAGCGCTCCGGCACCGAAAGCCCGGCCTTGCCCAACGCGTGACTCAAAGGGGAAGCCGCTTCCCCGTTGTTTCCCACTCGTGGGAGCAAGGGGCAGGCAGGGTCCCACGGCTGCGCTGCTGCCGGCCCCGTGCCACAGGCCAGGGCTCCCCATAGGGACCCACGGCTCCGTAGGGGCACAGAGACCCGGCCACGGTCCTGAGGGGCTTTGGCTATGCCGGGACtggaggtgatggaggagcACGGGGATGGAGAGAGTTGGTCCCAAGACAGAGGGAGCTGCTCCGGTGGGGCAGGGCTCAGCCCACTCGCAGTGGGGAGCAGCGGCAGCTCCCACTTTGGGAACGGCCCTGGGGCCCCTGCACTGGGGCACCCGACCGCCGGCGGGGCCAGGGCGGCTGCGGTGCGCTGGGACCATGGGGGCAGGCAGCGTGAGAGCAGAGCTGCGCAATCCCCTCCGAAAGCCCCGGCCGCAGACGAGGAGCCGCTTgcgctgctgctggtgggactGTCCCGGGGGGAGCCCCAGCGCCTGGGCTGCGGCCGCCGGGGCATCCAGGGCTCCCTCCAGGGGTCCCGGGCTCCACCCCAGCCCCGTGAGGGTCCCCTCAGCAACCTCAGCAGAGGGTCCACAGCGCTGGGCACTGCTCCTCTATGGACCCCtcaagagcagctcctgctcagcCGGGACCCCCAGTACCACCAACCACGGCTGCAGCGATGGCCATGGCCACCGGCAGCATCCCAAAGGCCAGTGCTGACCGCGGCCACCGGCCCCATGCCCGCCACAGCCCCTCCATCCCCAAATACCCCCCCAAGCACCAAGACTCACCACGGCTGGTGGCCACAGTGCCCCATTCCATGGGAGCCACAGGTCCCACCGCTGGTCCCCGCTCTGCCATGTCCCCGGGGCCGTACGTGGCAGTGACCAGCTCTGACACCCATGTCCATCCCGGGCTGGCCGGGCTGGTTGGACCAGCACGTCACCAGCTGCCCGGTCCCTAATCCCTTCCGGGATGAATCAGGCCCCATGAAAACAACCGGGGAGCGGTTGGGGCGCAggcggccgcggggctgggccCTCCGGGCATCCTGGGGTGGCCAAATCCGGGATCCCGGCACGTGGccgcagctcagccctgctccgAGCCCGGCCCGGCCGTGCCAGCCCTTTGGCAACCCCGCTCCGAGCCCCCTGCCCTGAGCGGGGGATGGCCGGGGTCCGGCCGTGGGGCACACGGGGCTTGGGCAGGGGGTCAGGGGCTGGATGTGGGGTCCAAGAGCCCAACTGCCCACGGCTGCAGCCGGAGCTTCCACATCGACCGGCAACGAACGGGGCAAGGACGGCTCCGGGGCGGAGCAGAGCCCCCGGGTCCGGTTCTCCCCTCACCGGGACCCTTCGGGAGGGCGGTCCCGGCCGCGCTGTGCAGTGCGGGCGGGCACCGGGAGGGGGACCCACTGAGCACCGCGCTCCGGGACCCGGGGGGAGCCGCGGCGATGGAGGGCACCTGCGGAGcgagggaagggagagcagcGGGATGGTAGAGGGGAACTGGGGGGTGATGGAGGGGGCACCAGCGCGATGATAGAGGGGAACTGGGGGGTGATGGAGGGGGCACCAGCGCGATGATAGAGGGGAACTggggggtgatggaggggaCATGAGCGCGATGATAGAGGGGAACTGGGGCGTGATGGAGGGGGCACCAGCGCGATGATAGAGGGGAACTGGGGGGTGATGGAGGAGACATGAGCGCGATGATAGAGGAGAACTggggggtgatggaggggaCACCAGCGCGATGATAGAGGGGAACTGGGGGGTGATGGAGGGAAGTGATGGCAGTGTCACGGGGGGGGAGTGATGGAAGGGACATCATCCACAGCAACCTGGAGCCCACGGCCCTCCATGTCACCCAACGGCTGTGTCACAGCCAGGACTAGTGCCCCAGTTGCCCAAATACCTGCTGGGCTGGGGAACACCAGagggcagacacacacacacacacacacacgtgcatgGAGCTGTGAGCATGCCATGCACATGCCATGCACCCCCGCTtgccccccagcccctcagGAAGGTCCATTCACAGCTGCGGCAGGAGGCAGCTGGGCCCCGAGGTGTTTGTGAGTCACAAAGGAGCTGAGGGCAGCGCTGCTGCGGGGGCACCCCCAGCCCGCGGGGTTGTGCAACCCCTGATGCAACTTCCTTGTCCAGCACCAAAACAGAGCCGCAGGGACAGCACCGTGGGGCCTGCACCCACTTTCCCTTGGGGCAGTGCAATGGGAGCATCGCCCACAGCCTTGCACCCCAACACAGCCCCCGGAACGCTGCAGGGTCCCTGCTGGAACTCGGTGCAAGGACAGGCCTGTGCTGCACTCACCCCCATGCAGAGACACTGGGACCCCCCAGTCTCCAGGTGGGCACAGAGCGCTTcacccagctcccagcaccatCCCTTCACTGCATCATCCCATCAAGGTGTCCACACAGGAGAAACacatcccagtgctgctgcagcttcctACCGCAGAATCCGGGgtacaccagccccagcaccccgTGTCTTGAGCCTGGGAGTGAGGGGGGAAGCAGGACATGGAGCACACCGGGGTAGCTGCCTGGAGGTACAGTGCTGAGACAGGTCCcacaacagcagcactggggggACTGGGACCAGCCCCTGGGGCACTCCAGCACCCACCCAGCCCACACTGGTCCCGATAGAATCCCCCAGTTTCAGGCTCCCCGGGGGGCCATCTCCAAAGCCCGGGGGTTGCgggggggaggaagcagagacgggcCTGGTCATCAGGGCTTGTTTAATAACAAAACTCCAGCTATTGTAGAACAATATTCTCCAGCATCATTGTAATATACAATACGGGGAATGCTCTCAGCAATCTGAGAAGGATACATCGGGCAGCACCCCCGGCCCGGGCTGCGGGGGGATCCCCCAGGGGGACCCGGGCTGCAGGCGGCCACTGTCCCGGGATGTCCGCGGCGGGCCCGGAACGGTCTCAGCGGCAGAGGATCCGGTCGGCGGAGGGCACGCACGGAGCCTGCGGGAGAGGAGAGCGAAGCGGGCGGTCAGAGCCGGTCGGGGATGTCCCGGGGATGGAAGGGGGCAAGGAGGAAGGGGCACCCCCGGCGCTGATAAAGCGCAAGGGGTCCGGGAGCCGGCTGGGCCGGCGCAGCCCGAAGGGAGAGCGGGGCCGGTACCGGGGGGGTCCGCACTCACCTCGGGGGCGtccccggcggcggcggggcgggggggcccGCGCTGCAGCGCCAGCTGCAGGTCCCAGATGTAGTCGATAacgtgctgcagcagctccacctTGGAGACCCGCCGGTGCCGCGGCAGGGTCGGTACGAGCGCCCGCAGCCGCGAGTAGCAGCCCTTCATGTCGTACAGCAGCGCGGCGGCCGCTTGCTCCGCCGCTCCCGGGGAcacccccggccccggcccgcagCGGGCGGCCTCCCCGGGCCGCACCGCCTTCAGCGCGCCCCCGGCGCCCGCGGGCAGCGGCGAGGGGACAACGGCAGCGACCTTCATAGCGCGGGGCAGCGGGGACAGACCGGCGGCGGCGGGACCCTGCGGGCGGACAGCGGAGcccgcgccccgccgcgccAATTATAGTGCGCGGCTGATGGAGGGGCGGGGCCACGGGGAAGCAGCGGAGCCAATGGCAGCGCCGCTGGGGTTAGGACGGCCCCGCCCACCCCATTCATGATGTCCCGAAGGGCAGCGCCTTAAaggggcagcggcggcgggggAACACGGGGGTGCGGGGCGCCGGTGGGTGCTCCCCCGCCATCGCCGTGGGCAACCGCCCCGTGGGCCGCCGGGGCCCGGCTCCCACCGCCCCGCTCgccccctgccctccccccccgccgaattcccggccccgccgccccccgaAGGCCCAGACCGTTAGACGCCAGGGCCGTGACGTCACCCATTCATAAAACCCCGCGCGCTGTCAGCGCGGCGCCTCGCGGGCGGTGCCCATGGCGACGGGGGAGGgacgggcggaggtggggggggggaaccgCGGGACCCCCGCGGGGGCACCGGGCAGCCCCGCGACCCCCGGGCCCCCGTTCGGGCCCACAGGGCTGCCCCGGTCgcaccaggagctgggggggtgCGGGTGCAGCTCGGGGGGGCACCGGGGCCGTGGGAGCTGCGGGGGGCCGCTCCCGGGAGGGGGTCCCGCCGGGGACCGTACGGCGCCGGTCCCTGCCCTCAAGGGCTTCCGATCCCGGCGGGAATTGCTCGTTATCCcgcacctgcagcatcccccgGCTCGGAGAGCTCCGGAGGGGACCCTGAGAGGGACCCTGGTACCCCCGGAACAGTGCGaaccagggcaggaggagcaggcagagccacGGGTGTGTGTGCGCGTGTGCGCAGGgacacacgtgtgcacacatGGAGACATGTCCCTCACACCTTCACACCCCCCCGATGTACGGACACGCTCACACACGTGCACAGACACGTCCATACGCGCATGCACACGCACGGATGCAGGCACACACACGTGCACGCACTcagatacacacatacacagataCACTCCTTTACGTTCACCTGCGCACTCTCATTCAGCTCGCATGCACCATGTGGGTGCTGAAGCAGCCCCCACTGCCCCATGTGTACCCCCAAGACCGCACTGCTGCATTGTTGGGCTCTGCCATGAGCAAAGCTGGTGCAGGGCCAGGGCACCCAACAGTGCAGCTCCAACGTACCCTGACCCTGTGGCAAGACAGGGCTGTCAGCATGGGCTGCACCACAGCAGTGGCACGGAGGTGATGGCACCTTCATAGTGGCATGGCCACGGGCACCTTGAGCCCTTCTTGGCTGGAGAACGCATCACGCAGACCACCCCAGTGTGGGTGCAGGGGGACACGGCACCCTGCCTTTTGGGGTGCGGGCTGGGGGCCACCCTCCCGTGCTGGCCATGCTCAGAACGGCTGCAGGGAGCCGAAggcctcccctcctcttcctcctgtggtGTGGGGGGCAGCAATCCCGGGGCGCACGCTGGACTGCAACCCTGCCCGCGGGGAGCGGCACCCCTCGGCCCCGCCGTCCCTGCTCCCGCAGCGCTGGCGGTTCCCCGGGTGGGCACGGAGCCGGGGTCACCCCCCCCATTCAGGGCTCGGCGGAGGGGCTGGTGCTGCCCGGTTCCCACCGCGGCTCTCAAAGCCGATAATTAGCCCCCATCTGGCAGCGGCGGCCGGGCCGCGGCGGGGAGGCGAGGACATTGTGCACAGGAATGCCTTTCAGAGCCGCGCCGGCCGGGCGCCGCCAGCTGCACCGCCAACAATGCGGCCCCAGCACCGGCCACCCCGGCGGCCGGCGCaccgggcccggccccgccgccgcggcaCATGGGGCAGATGCTGCCTGGCCATAGGGAGACCCCCCCCCGGGGTACCCGCTGTGGGCCCCCCTCACGCCATCCCTCTGCATGCTGCGGTGCTGGGGATGGGATGCCGGGGTCGGGGCCGCTGCTGTGACCACAGGATGCTGCCCTGGCCACATCTGGCGGCGGGTCCCGGCCAGCGCAGCCGGCGGTGTCCAGCAGGACGGATCGCTTCATTTCCATGTCAATTCTGGGAACGGGGCTGGCGGAGCGGTAACAGCGGCCCCGGCCATATGGTGCTGGCTGAGCTCTGTGCAGCCGGGGGGCGGCTGCTTCGCGCCGAGCTGGGGTTGCCCGGCAGCAGGAGCACATCAAAGCACATCCccggccgccccccgccccgcagGGACCACACAGGGCACGGCCACGCCAGGCCGGCGAGGGGCCGCCGGGGATGCCTGCGCCGCGGTGGTGATGGGGACAGGGGACAGCCGGCATCCCAGCGCCGGCAGCACCGCGCCCCGGCACATGGGGACACCATGGGTAAGGATGGGGGGCCCCCAGTGAATGGGACCCCCAAACTGGGGCCGCTCCTGTGCTGGCTCCATCCAGGTCCTCTCCTCCCACCGGAGATACACACACACGCGCTATGGGATACACACCCCCTGCCCCGGGGCTGTGCGGAgcctccagccccctgatcccgcaggatggtgctgagcagggcGGCAGATGTGAGCCGGGGCCGCCggcacagctggagcagggctgaggCCTGAGAAAGCCCCTGAGCGTTCCCCTCCCGCCTTCTCCCTTCCCGTTCCCAGCTCCATCCGCTGCAGCCCAGACCAGCTGGAGCCAGGCGGCCCTTCCTGGGATTTATTCCAGCTTCCTGCCCCTCCTCGCCGGCCGGCCGGGGCTGCGCCTGCTCCCGGCTGTTTCCTCTCCTCGCTCGCAGCCGCCGGCCGGGCGCCACGGGCAGGACCCCGGCTTTGTGCCGGGACCCCCACCAGGGCCGGgcatccccagccctgtgcGGGGAGACCCAAGGGGGCTGCAGCGCCCGCACCCGCCCCGCATGCACTGCAGCTGtggcatgggggggggggttctaCAGGGCTCTGGGGACAAGCATCCCCCATgtcctcccctgccccaggcaccAGCACTCCCAACCATGAAACTGCCACCCCACTCCCTGTCATTTGCACCCAGGGTGCTCCCTGGACACTCATCCCATCTCATTATGATCCCAGTGCAGGAACGGGCCATGAGAGAAGGATTCCCAGAGGCAGTCCCATCCCACCCCAATGCAATCCCTGGCAGGAGCTTGGCATGTGAGGAGGATGCCCAGGGGctgccctgcatccctgcccCGGGGGCCATGGTGGGatcaccccaaaccccaccctGCCGGCAGCAGGACGCGCTGGCTCCACTCCCTGGACGGAGGTTTCGCACCGGAGCCGGCACCTTCGCGCTTCCGCAGCCCTCCCGCACCGGAGGGACCCCGCGGTGAGAGGAAGGCGGCCCAGCAGCGGCCCAGACACCGCGGAGCCGCTGGGATGCTGCGGCGGTGCCCCGAGCCCAGGTGCAGCGGGCAAGCagagccggggccgggccgaCGCCAGCGGCTCCTCGCAGGGCCCAGCGCGCTTCCTTCCTCTCGCCATTCCCGGCTCTGGGGCCGGGCGCGGTGAGGGTGACCCCGCGCTCCCCTCCGAGCCTTCCGCTCCCCGCAGCCCCGGGAATGCTCCTGGCTCTCTGCCGCGCTCCCACCGCACGTATGGGCTGGCACGGGCTGCCCGGAGCTGCACGGCGGAGCAGGGAGCGCGGTGCTGCGGGTACCGTGTCCTAAtggaaggacatggagctgctggggcgagtccagaggaggccatgagggtGATGAagggctggagccaggctgagaacactggggctgttgagcctggagaaaagaagctgcgggaagacctcagagcagcttccagtacctgaagggggctataaggatgccggggagggactcttcatcagggactggagcgataggacaaggggtgatgggttcaaactgaaacaggggaagttcaggttggagataaggcagaagctcttccctgtgagggtgctgaggcgctggcacagggtgcccagagaagctgtggctgccccatccctggcagtgctcaaggccaggttggacacaggggcttggagcaagctgctccagtggaaggggtccctgcccgtggcagggcttggagctggaagaactttaaggtcccttcagcccaaaccatccATGATTCCATAGGCAACCCTCAGCCCACTCCTGCCCACGCAGGGGACTCCGGTGGCTGCACGGGGACAGGTATGAGACCACAGGGACAGCCGGTacccagtgctgggcaggaccTGGTTCCAGACCCACACCGGGGCTCACCCACCGGTACACCGTGGCAGTGAGCAGGGCCCCGGTATCCACGGAGCACGGAAGGCCAGTGGAACCACATCTGGAGTCTAGACTCAGTGACTCCGTGGGCCGGGCCTGGCTGCCGCGCCGTGCCCAGGCCCCGCTGCACTCTGTTTGCTTAGCTGGAGGTATTTAATTGGAATTAAAGTGGCCCCTCTTGTTTTTGCGGCCGGGGctgctggaaaaggagctgtAAGTCATAGAAAACATCTGCAGCAGCCTGCGAAGGGTCATTAGATGGCAGAACGCGAGGCGCCACTTTTAGTGCTCGCAGCCGACGCGGGGAAGAATGGTTCAATACGGCTTTTGTGGAGGGGCTGCCAAGGCAGCAAACGCTGCCTGTTTGTTCTGGCAGTGGGCATGGCCGGAGGGATGCGGGATGCTCCCTCTGTGTGCCAGCCCCGCGGGCGAGCAGGGAAGACACCCTAAAGATGCAGGACACGGGCAAGCAGCCAGGGTGGGAGCTGAAGCGGTTGCTGGAGCTGCCACCGCTTGCACTGTCCCCAGCTCAGCATCTGCAGCCCTAAATGTGGGTATTGCAAAGCGGGGAAATAAGGCTGGGGGAAGCCCAAGCACTGGAAAAACGGGAAGGGGACGGGCGCTTGGAATGAGCCAGACAACAGCCGCGGGCCCCACAGGGATAAAGGCTGCGGGTGAGCCGGGACGCGCATCCCGGTGCCGGCCACGGGTGCAGGCTGGAGCATcctgcctgagcagcagcaccggTGCCTCCGTCCTTCCTTGGACACGGTTTAATAGGAGAGAAAGCAAACGCACAATACAAAATTTAAAAACCAGGCTGTGGTTTGTGCCCcccccatcctgcaccccctttgtgtgtggggggggggggatcaggGGCAGGGGCTGGCGCGGCCCCGGGGGGGGGGCTTGGCAGCGTACATCGATCCCCCCCCGCAGCGGCTGctcccacacacacaacacGAGGCTTCTTTGCACAATTGTTTCATCGTCTGTCACTGgcggaggggctgggggggcccCGGCCCAGCGGGGGGGGCACGGCCCCTGGGCAGCATCACTGCTCCTTCTTGGAGGCTGCTGTCGTCTCGTCCTTAGTGGCCCCCGGCCCCTCCGTGGGGGTAGAGCTCTCCTCGTAGCTGGGGGCGAGAGGGACAAGAGGGAGCAGTGAGCAGGGGTTGGACCTGCTCTTGGGACAGAGATCTCTGCCCTGATGCAGTGCCTGGGCCACGCCAGGCTCCAGCCATTGCCCCCCAGTGCAGGAAGCCTGATGGGGCAGAGCCCCAGTGAGGTCCCCACAGACACCTCCAGGGATCCCCAGGCCGAGCCGGCTCTGTGCCCACCACAGAGCACACCGGTCGATAACCTGGATCGCATCACACATCCCTCCACGCCGGTGCCAGAGGGGCTGGTTAACGGGGGGAGCCACAGCAAGACCAACAGGGCTGACACCCCACCACAGTCTCACTCCTCTGGCTGCAAccccccccctgcccctccaGCAAAGGCCCTGGGGCCTTCATAAAGGAAACCCGGGAGCGCTGCCTGCCAGCAGGAAGCACAACTGGGGCAGAGATGTCAAATCTCCCCCTTCACTGTAGGAACCAGCCCCTACCTGGCCAGAGCGACAGACAAAGGGCACCACCTGCCAGGGCTACATGGCACTGGGGCTTTGCTGCCGGCGTCGGCGGGGACAGGACAGTTTCTGCTGCATGGAATCAGCAAGGCTGGCTGGCGAGCCAGACACGGTGGGGAAGTGGGTAAGCCGTGGTGTGTGCGGCAAGATTTCAGCAGAGGATTCATAGCTGCGGGAgagagaggaagcaggaggggaaagggagaggacgaggacagaaaggaaggaggggagagagagaacaaGCAGAAGAGTTTTGGAGTGAGACCGCTGCA
This is a stretch of genomic DNA from Lathamus discolor isolate bLatDis1 chromosome 11, bLatDis1.hap1, whole genome shotgun sequence. It encodes these proteins:
- the ID1 gene encoding DNA-binding protein inhibitor ID-1, with protein sequence MKVAAVVPSPLPAGAGGALKAVRPGEAARCGPGPGVSPGAAEQAAAALLYDMKGCYSRLRALVPTLPRHRRVSKVELLQHVIDYIWDLQLALQRGPPRPAAAGDAPEAPCVPSADRILCR
- the LOC136020558 gene encoding bactericidal permeability-increasing protein-like, which gives rise to MAASSAPAASSQHRSQVPLGPAWLCLLLLLSACAPITGSNPGTNPGTNPGTNPGTNPGTNPGINPGTNPGTNPSINPGTNPGINPGTNPGTNPSINPGTNPGTNPSINPGTNPGTNPSINPGTNPGINPSINPGINPGTNPGTNPGITARLTRRALEFGRRFGMELLQSLLLKEHELDLEGSYHIPLLGTLTYTVPRIHIQELQVNDSSLDFAEDVGLRLTVLGARIRLSAEWGARLGAVQDRGSLELHVQDLAVAAVLGLSADADGRPALWSAGCDARGTHLRLQFHRGHSWLYNLLAQPLQGTLQQELNKQLCIKLRKGVFKLEDALKQMRVSTQVDAFVAIDHSLLGPPAITAEHGDIAIKGEFFRVHKSQQRPSLVLPVALPVALPVAREPMLLVAVTDFVANSAAFAYFMAGALRRNISSATLLRRFPVQLKTKSFGIFTPQLQERFPDQPMELQVWARRQPLFSCHPDAVHGALFGSTEAFVLLPNGTRVPAFLLDIDANVTGKPIITGNRLGATMSLKGLRVTQVTSHVGPVEVQRLETLLSLGLRLFGVPRANKWLQARVPLPTPHGLRLLNPRLSLHEGFMLIATDLQHEP